The DNA region ATAACCAGAAATACTGGCATCATGTTCCATACCTCGGACTCGGTCCGGCTGCCCATTCTTTCAAAGACGGTGTAAGATGGTGGAACTGCAGGTCTGTTGAAGGGTATTGCCGGTTGCTTGCACGGGGAGAAAAACCTGTTGCGGGATCAGAGACCCTCTCTCCTGAACAGTTAAGACTGGAGCGCCTCTATCTCGGCTTCAGGACT from Pseudomonadota bacterium includes:
- a CDS encoding coproporphyrinogen III oxidase family protein; translated protein: NQKYWHHVPYLGLGPAAHSFKDGVRWWNCRSVEGYCRLLARGEKPVAGSETLSPEQLRLERLYLGFRTESGVSINDACGSPSMTQVLSQLKRSGFVKILNGRIIPTRKGYLIADRLPLMFAE